Part of the Bacteriovorax stolpii genome, TAATCATCAGAGTCGCGGCTGTTTTTAAAAAAGAATCCCAAGAATAAAAGGCTGGCGAAAATCCAGCTAAACAGAAGGACCAATCCTGGCTGCTTTAATGAAGAGATGCGCTTTAAATCAGTCATCATCAATGAACTGATCCCTACGCTGGCCAGGAATACCTGTAAGTTAATTAAGTTTGTATTAGTCGTTCCATGTAAGAACACTCCATAGCCAAACTTAACAGCGAGCACGCCGATAAAGGAAATCAGAATCGTGGCCAGAGAACTACCACGCTCTCCTGCCTGAGCTGCACACCAAAGCATGTATGGAAAAATAAAAAATAAGTAAGGTGCCCCTTCAACCTGAAAAAAAAGCAGCCAGCACAAAAGCACTCCACCAAAGATCAGGGCCAGGCTCATAAGAATGCCTGGAGCTTCGTGAACTTCATCCTGCAAGCTAAAAGAATTTTTGACGAAAGAAAATACCAGAGGCAGAACCACGATGCCTCCAAGAGAGTCTCCTGTCCACCAAGTCAACCAAACCTGATCAAACATTTCTCCTGGTGAAGCTCCTGATAAAACCAGAGTCAGGGTTCCCACCATTGAACTGATAGAAGCTCCAATAATTGAAGCTAAAACAATTGCGAGTGTTCGTGAGTGAGTTTCAGTCTGGTATTTCTTTTGACTAAAAAAAAAGAGCACTACTGCACCGACAAGTGCTTCCAGTGTATTTCCAGTGGCGATACTAAGAATCGATATAAACGACAGGCTTGAAAGTGAATTGATGATAAAAGCACCGATGAAAACGAAGGGCCAGAAACGAAGACCGAAAAGAAACAAAACGGACATGGCCACACCTGTTGCCGGCCACACAGGAGAAGTCACCTCATTAATCGTTGCCAGTGAAACACCAACGCGAGCAAAAATTAAATAGAGCGCCACGAAAGCAACAAGCTTCACAAAATAATTTTGCAAAAATGTCGAAGTAACGCCGCTCTGAATGCGCTCAGAATCCACAGTGTCCCCAAAACGTAAAATACACCACTAAGTTAGCGACTTCATTTATCACTTTTGTGTCATTTTATCTATTAATTGAATCTTAAGTTTACCTCAACTTCCATTGGGGATGCCAATAAAAAGAAGGCCCGCTTAGCGGGCCTTCTTTAAGGTAAAATTTAATTAGGGTGGCTCAAATAATTTCACAGTCAACAGACGAATGAGTGTTTAAAACATCCAACTTAGTCGAGAGGCTTCTTTGAGTGTAGTCCTTCATCGAATAACTCATCGTTTTTGCGGAAGTTGACGGGTCTTCAATTGAGACCGAGTTTAATCGGCCCTCAAGAACAGTAGCTTCAAAGGCAACGCCATTATGAACCTTGTTCATCGTGGCCATTTCGTACTCAGAAATCGGTGTTTCCACGACATCTACCTGAAACTTGGCCAAGAGAATGCACTTTAAAATCATCCCTGATGCAATCATTTAAAACTCCTATTTTGCCAATAGACCAGCTCTTCTTAAAAGAGCGTCTGGGTTTGGTTGTTTTCCTCTGAAGGCCACATAAAGGTTCATCGGATGCTCGCTTCCACCTTTTGAAAGGACATTGTCCTTAAACTTATTAGCGACATCACGGTTGAAGATCCCTTTTTCTTTGAAAAATTCAAAAGCATCAGCATCCAAAACTTCGGCCCACTTGTATGAGTAGTACCCTGCTGAGTATCCACCTGCAAAAATGTGAGAGAACGCTGTTGAAATGCTTGTTCCTTTTACTGCTGGAAGGAAATCCATCTTGTTGGTCATTTTTGTTTCAAAAGCTTCAATGTCTTTAACTTGATCTGGGTTAGCTGAGTGCCATGCCATATCGATTGTTGCAAAACTTACTTGTCTTAGCGTTGCACGTCCTTCAAGGAAGCTTGAAGAGTCTTTAATTTTTTTGATCAAATCCGCAGGGATTTTTTCTTTTGTTTCGTAGTGTTCAGCAAAAAGATCCAGGCACTCTTTTTCATATGCCCAGTTTTCCATGATCTGTGATGGAAGCTCTACGAAATCCCAGTAAACGTTTGTTCCAGAGAGAGTTTCGTAACGAGTGTTTGCCAGCATACCGTGTAGAGCGTGACCAAACTCGTGGAATAGTGTTACAACTTCATCAAATCCTAGAAGAGAAGGTTTTGTTGGAGTTGGTTTTGTGAAGTTACAAACGATGGCCACATGTGGACGAACGTTCACACCGTGATCGATTTTTTGACCTCTAAAAGACGTCATCCACGCCCCGTTTCTCTTTCCCGCTCTCGGGTGGAAATCAGCATAGAACACAGAAATGTGCTTGCCATTTTCATCCAAAACTTCATACGTTTTTACATCTTCGTGATAAACAGGGATGTCAAAACGTTGCTCAAATTTTAGACCATAAAGGTTCTTGGCTACTTTAAATACCCCATCAATAACATTCTCAAGTTTGAAGTAAGGACGAAGCATTTCATCGTTTACCTGAAACTTCTCGTTCTTTAATTTTTCAGCGTAATAAGCTGTATCCCACTTTTGAAGTTCTTCGATACCATCAAGTTTTTTAGCGTAAGCTCTTAGCTCTTCAGTTTCTTTAACTGCTGCAGGAGTTGCATGGTTAACAATGTTATCTAAGAATTCAAAAACTGTTTTTGGGTTAGAGGCCATTCTCTCTTCAAGAATGAAATGTGCATGAGATTCATAACCAAGCAGGTTTGCTTTCTGGTGTCTTAGAGTTGCGATCTCTTTAATGATTTCCTTGTTGTCTGTTTCGCCGTCTTTAAAACCTTTTGTCGAGTTTGCCAGCCACAATTTATGGCGAAGCTCGCGGTTTTTAGCGTAAGTTAAAAAAGGAATCACACTTGGATATTGAAGTGTAAAGGCCCATTTGCCTTCATGTCCTTTTTCTTTTGCTGTCATTGCTGCCGCTTCGATTACATCTTCACTCAGGCCTTCAAGATCTTTTTTGTCTTCAATCAGCATTACGAAGTCGTTTGTTTCTTTCAGGATGTGATCGCCAAACTTTAGCCCTAGAGTTGAAAGTTTAGTTGAAATTTCTCTCAGTCTTTCCTTTTGAGCATCGTTGAGAAGAGCTCCGTTTCTTACAAAACTTTTATAGCTTTTTTCTAGCAGCATTTTTTGTTCAGCTGAAAGATTGAAGTTTTCTTTGTGGTCCCAGACTTTTTTAATTTTCTTAAACAGGTCTGCATCCAGGCTGATATCGTTTCCGTACTCAGTTAGAAGTGGTGAAAAATCTTTAGCGATCGCCTGGATTTTATCATTTGTTTCTGCCGAGTGAAGATTGAAGAAAATCCCTGAGATCAGATCAACTTCCGGTCCCGCGTTTTCCAGCGCTTCTACTACGTTTTCAAACGTTTCAGTTTCTTTATTGTTTTTAATATCTGCAATTCTACTTTTAGCTGCTGCGATCGCTTCTTTTACTGCTGGAAGGAAATCTTCCGGCTTAATTTCATTGAAAGGAACTGTTTCAAACGGTGTGGTGAATTTGTTTAAAAGAATATTCATGTGTATCTCCTACTTAATTTGCAATTCAAATGTCGTACTATCTTTACCTTCAGCTTCCTGGATAATTGTCTCAGGCAAGCCTAGTGTTTTACTTTTACTATTAAGGTCAGTCACAATTTGAGCAATGCTGAGAGGTTCGTTTTTTCTCAAACTCACTTCAGAAGTGACCTTCGTTCTGTTTAATTCTGTGAATGAAAAGATCAACTGATAAATCCCACTTGCTCCCTGTCTGCATTCGACAAATAAAGCTTTTCCTTCGAGGTCCAGCGATCCTGGTTTTCCCATCCCGAGAAGAATTTGAGCGGTTGATGTCTCTCTTAAATCGCGGTTGGAAGCTTGTACATCGTTGGTTCTTCCCACTCTGACATTGATTGAATCGACTTTCTTCACTCTCGTCGTTTTCATTTCCAGTTGGCAATGCTCTTCGGTCTTTGCGGAATTCAAGGCTGTCGCTTCGCTGGTTTCACTTACCAAAGTGTAACGCTTGCTCAGGAATTTCTCCAATAATTTTGATCTATCGGGCGATGTCACTACATCGAGACAATTATCACCGGAACGCATAAAAACCTTCTCTCTAGGCAAAAGAAGGAATTCCAATGAGTTTTTAGCCTCGGAAAGACTGACTTTTTGCTCAAAGCAAAAGCTGGCCAGGTCTTCCTCTGCAAAGACTGGATTCACAAGTAGTGTAATAACTAAACTACTTATCAGTTGGTAAATGGCTGTCGCCTTTTTGATTGTGAATGAACTCGTCTGCTGTGTTGTATGAGCACAGGTCAAGAGTTGTCTTGAATTGGAAAGACTTCGGTAGTTGTCCTTTTTTATCAAGATCTTCACATGTACAGGCAAGCGTCTTCATGAAGTTGAAGAAACGTTCGCTGGTTTGTGGACTCATTAAGTGTTCCATCTGACAAGAATCGTATTCTGCAGTTTTTTCATCTACGCCTACGAAATCTCTTAGGAAATAAAACAATAATGTTCTTGAAGAAAGAATGCGGTGAACTTCTTCGTGACCAAGTTCAGTTAGAACAACAAATTTACATTCGTCTTCTTCCTGGATTAGACCCTTCTTTTTTAGATTGTTCAGCATTGTAGAAACTGATCCTTTTGTAAGGTCCAGATCCTTTGCAATGTCTGTCACGCGAGCAAATCCTCTGTTTTCTTTTAATTTATGGATCGTTAAAAGATAGTGAACCATCGAGTGAGATAAATCATTTTCGTGAGCGTCTTTTTGGTCATTGTTTTTTGTCATCATAACCAAATTTGTACCAACCAAAACCTCCCACGTCAACGCACCAAAAGCCTACAAAACAAGGCACTTACCTGTGCCTAAGAAGCTTGCTTTTAGTGACCTAACATCCTGTTTTTATAAGAGGGATAAACCGAAACCTTTTTGCCCAGCGATTAAAGAAAGACCCTAAGGTAAAATACTCTTATGAAAACATTAAATTTGGCCCTTATTTCCCTACTCACTCTTGGCCCTGTTTCGGCCATGGCCCAGACGACGACCAATACGACGGCTGCGACCATCTCGACAGCAACCGGAGTGACAACAGCGACTGAAACAAGCAACAATGCTCAACTTTTAGAAAATGCAAAAGCTTCGCGCGAGCAAGTTGAAAAGAAAAATGCCAATAAGCCTGTTCAGGAAATCCGCGCGCTCGGACCTGGCCAAAACAATATCAACACGACAAACCTTACTGACCAGGAAGTACAACTGAGTCAGCAATACCTGCACCAAGGTCTCTCAAACGACGTCTTGAAGAAAAATTGTAGTGGGGACATGGCCTCAGTTTGTAATGGTAATGAAGGAAAACACAAATTCTTAGGAGTGGACCCGAATATGGTTAAGGCCGTCGCCCAGGCCTATGCAATGTTTGGAGCTATTGCCGGAGACAGCTTGGGCACGATCTCTAAAGGTGAAGCTGCTCTCAAAAAAGAAAACGACGCTGCTAAGGCGGCCAAAGACAAAGGTGAAACTCCTGATAAAGTAGACTCAAAAGCAAACGACTACTGCAAATTCATCCCTACTGCGACAGAAGGGATTGCCACGGCAATGCAAGCGGTGAAAACAAAAGAGCTGGGCGAAGATATTGGTAACGGCGATACAGCTCAAAAAGATTATTTATTAAAGGCCGCTAAAAGCCACGACTCTCGAGCGAAACTTGCTCAAATCCAGGCCGCCGGATGGTGGGGAGGAGCTGCTTGTTACGCGACTAATGCGAGCCTTGGAAACTTTGCCTGGGATAAAAACCTACTTATCAAAATGGGTGCAGCTACCCTTCTAGGTGGTTTTTACCAAAGTGAAGTTTCGGCCAACAAAGAATATGCAGAAAAGACAAGAAAGATTGCAGATATGCTTCCAAATAAAGGAGATTGTAACCCAATCACTGATAACCTTTGTTACTGTTCACAACCATCAACTGAAAATGATCCTACTTACTGTGCAAAAGGTCTGCATAAAAAATCACTGGCCGCGAGTTCATACCGCGTAGCTTGTACCACAGATACACTGGCCATCGATCCCAGCTGTAACTGCGAAAAAACCAATACGTGTTTTGACAATTATCTTGAAGTTCAAGGTGAAGGGGCACTGGAGTTAGGGGGGCTTGGTTACTCAAGTTCACCTTATAAATCCATCCGCTCACTTGCTCGTGGAGAACTTGTAGGTGGAACAGTCAACTCATCATCATACGATTCAACAATGGCCATTGCTAAAAAAGGTTTAAGAGAATTGGCGAGCAAGATTCCTCTGGATAACTCTCCTTTAACCAAAGATCAAAAAGGAATTGCCGATGCTATCGCCTCTAAAGGTGTGCCGGCGAATGTGGCCGCTTTAATGGCCCAGAATCAACCGAGCGCTTCAGCGACAAACGCGGCCATGGCAAAACTTCAAGGTGCATCTGGTGCTGGTTTAAAACTAGCTTCAGTTGGTCCTAAAGGATCAAATATTGTCGACTTCTCAGGTGGAAATGGGCTGGGGACAGCGGGAAGAAAAAGTGAAGGTGGGAATGGAGCTGAAGATATTCTGGCAAAATTAAAACCAGGCGCTACTAAAGCTGCTCCTAATTCAAAAATTCTTGAGTTCGCTCAAAAAGCAGAGGCCCGTGCCCAACAAGCTAACCAGATCAGAAAAGATAATAGCACTCCTCTATTTGAGATTATCTCGATGAGATACCAAACTTCGGGAAGAAGACTTTTAGAAGTCGATGCTGAAGGCAAATAGAAGTGATTAATCAGTCTCTGGTCATCATCCCAACTTACAACGAAGCCCTCAATGTGGATTCGATGATAGAGCGTTTATTTGCACTTTATCCGGACATTTCAGTCCTGATTATCGATGATAATTCGCCCGATAAAACCGCCTTAGTAGTAGAAGCGCTTAAGACCAAGCACCCCAACCTCTTCCTGATTAAAAGGGCCGGAAAACTGGGTCTGGGAACAGCTTATGTCGAGGGCTTCAAGTGGGCCCTTCTTAAGAAATTTAAGTTCATTGCTCAAATGGATTGTGACTTCTCTCACGACCCAAAAGACCTAGGACGCTTAATTACTGCGCTCTATGATGGGACTGCCCTCGCTATTGGCTCACGCTACAGCGGCAACGACATCAGGACCAAAGACTGGCCATGGTATCGACTGCTTATTTCACTGAGCGCTGGTTTTATTCTGCGCCTTTTTACCGGTCTTAAAATCCGCGACATCTCCGGAGGCTTTAAATGTTTTAAGCGCGAAGCTCTGGAAAAAATCAACTTCGATAACATCATCTCTAAAGGTTATGTCTTTCAATTTGAAATGACCTATAAAGTGCATGCCATGGGATACGATATTGTCGAAATCCCCATCGTCTTTTCAGAGAGAGTTTACGGAAAATCTAAAATGAACTTAGGCATCGTGCTTGAGGCCTTCAGTGTAATGTTCAGGCTGCGCCTGAAAAAACTATTGAATCAATTGAATTAACGAACCAGGCTTTTTCTTGAAAAAACTTCGTCGTTAAGCGGGTTGTACATCATCAGAACCAGAATCCAGTAGAAAACAAGTTCGAAAACAATGTAGCGAAGAGCTGAAGGAATAAAGCTCATAAGAATCGCTGCCACAGCATAAGCTCCCGTCTGCGTATAACGAGGCAGAGGGATCGCAAAACGATTTACGAAATTCTTAATCTGCTCTAAGCGAGAGTAGAAAAATGGCAGCACGATAAAATAAAGTGTCGCCAGGATTTTAATCCCTAGAGTGAAAATGATGTCGGTGATTTCAAAACCAGCGATAACTAAATGGCGGATGTTCATCTCCCCCAATGCGTTTCTCACTCTGATGAATTCAGGTGTCGGGTAGTGAAAAATAATTTGTCCCCAAGACATCTCATCTAAAGCGAAAGCTAAAAAAACAATTCCAGTAAACACACTACAGGCCGCAAACACTCCCCCTCTAAAAGGTTTCAGGATGCTAGCGCGGTAAAAACACATCACTGAAGCAAACAGTAACGTTGAAATGATTAACCATTGTAATGGTCCACCTTCAACTGCCAGCTCGCTTTCAAAATACATTGGATTGTTTCTAGCGTGGTACAT contains:
- a CDS encoding M3 family metallopeptidase produces the protein MNILLNKFTTPFETVPFNEIKPEDFLPAVKEAIAAAKSRIADIKNNKETETFENVVEALENAGPEVDLISGIFFNLHSAETNDKIQAIAKDFSPLLTEYGNDISLDADLFKKIKKVWDHKENFNLSAEQKMLLEKSYKSFVRNGALLNDAQKERLREISTKLSTLGLKFGDHILKETNDFVMLIEDKKDLEGLSEDVIEAAAMTAKEKGHEGKWAFTLQYPSVIPFLTYAKNRELRHKLWLANSTKGFKDGETDNKEIIKEIATLRHQKANLLGYESHAHFILEERMASNPKTVFEFLDNIVNHATPAAVKETEELRAYAKKLDGIEELQKWDTAYYAEKLKNEKFQVNDEMLRPYFKLENVIDGVFKVAKNLYGLKFEQRFDIPVYHEDVKTYEVLDENGKHISVFYADFHPRAGKRNGAWMTSFRGQKIDHGVNVRPHVAIVCNFTKPTPTKPSLLGFDEVVTLFHEFGHALHGMLANTRYETLSGTNVYWDFVELPSQIMENWAYEKECLDLFAEHYETKEKIPADLIKKIKDSSSFLEGRATLRQVSFATIDMAWHSANPDQVKDIEAFETKMTNKMDFLPAVKGTSISTAFSHIFAGGYSAGYYSYKWAEVLDADAFEFFKEKGIFNRDVANKFKDNVLSKGGSEHPMNLYVAFRGKQPNPDALLRRAGLLAK
- a CDS encoding metal-dependent transcriptional regulator — its product is MMTKNNDQKDAHENDLSHSMVHYLLTIHKLKENRGFARVTDIAKDLDLTKGSVSTMLNNLKKKGLIQEEDECKFVVLTELGHEEVHRILSSRTLLFYFLRDFVGVDEKTAEYDSCQMEHLMSPQTSERFFNFMKTLACTCEDLDKKGQLPKSFQFKTTLDLCSYNTADEFIHNQKGDSHLPTDK
- a CDS encoding polyprenol monophosphomannose synthase, whose product is MINQSLVIIPTYNEALNVDSMIERLFALYPDISVLIIDDNSPDKTALVVEALKTKHPNLFLIKRAGKLGLGTAYVEGFKWALLKKFKFIAQMDCDFSHDPKDLGRLITALYDGTALAIGSRYSGNDIRTKDWPWYRLLISLSAGFILRLFTGLKIRDISGGFKCFKREALEKINFDNIISKGYVFQFEMTYKVHAMGYDIVEIPIVFSERVYGKSKMNLGIVLEAFSVMFRLRLKKLLNQLN